Part of the Polyangiaceae bacterium genome, GAGGGCGGCGCGCCGGTGCTGCGCGGCGCGAGCCAGCACGAGAGCGTGGTGTTCCTGGACGGCGCGCCGGTGCCTCTGCTCTACCATTTCATGAGCGCGCAGAGCTTCTTCCCCTCGCGCCTGCTCGAGCGGGTGGACCTCTACCCCAGCAACTTCTCGGTGCGCTACGGGCGGCTCGTTGGCGGGGTGATCGAGGCGCGGACTCGCGCGCCGGCGAGCGATCGCCTTCACGCGCTGCTCGACCTGTCCTTGATCGACAGCGCCGCGCTGGTTCAGACGCCTCTGGGCAAAGAAGCCTCGGTCGCCGTCGGCGCGCGCCGCAGCAACATCGACTTCTTCTTCGAGAACCTGGTCCCGGCCGACGCCTACTCGGTCGTCGCGGCGCCGGTCTACTACGACTACCAAGCCCTCGGCAGCCTGCGGCTCGGCGACGATCACCGGCTGCGCGTGATGGCCTACGGCAGCCGCGACTCCATTCGCCTGCTGTTCGCGAAGCCGGTGCTCGAAGATCCGGGGCTGCGCGGCGAGATCAAGGGCGTGCTGTCGTTCCACCGCGTGAACGCCACGCTCGAGAGCACGCCCACGAGCGAGTGGTCGCAGCGGCTCTCCCTCACCGCCGGCACGCTGACCCGCTCGCAGAGGATCGGCCCGTTGATGCAGGAGCTCGAGTCCGTGCAGCTGCTCGGGCGCGTGGATCAGAAGCTCGTGCTCGGGCCCGCGGCGGATCTGTTCTTCGGCATCGACACCGACATCGAGCTCGCGGACGGCCGCTACCACGGCCCGCGCCCGCCGGCGCCGGAGGGCGATCCGAGCATGAACGACGGCCTCGGGCTGACCGAGAGCATGAGCATCCGCGACCGGGTCGAGGTGATCCAACCCGCGGCCTTCGTCGAGCTGGCGCTCCGGCCCGACCGTCGCGTCACGCTGGTCCCAGGAGTGCGCTTCGACTGGTACGGGAACCTGGGCAAGGGCTCCATCGACCCGCGGCTCTCCGCGCGCTTCGCCCTCGGCGAGACCACCACGCTGAAGGGTGGCGTCGGGCTCTTCACGCAGCCGCCGGTCTGGTACTACGCGCTGCCGACGCTCGGCAATCCCGACCTCGACCCCTACCACGCCCTGCACGGCAGCGCCGGCGTGGAGCAACAGCTCGGTCGCGGCGTGACGCTCGGCGTCGAGGGCTACTACAAGTACATCTACCAGAACGTGGTGGGCACCGCGGGGAACGCGCCGCCCCACTTCGTCAACGACGGCAGCGGGCGCGTCTTCGGCTCCGAGCTGTCGCTCGAGCTGCGCCCGTCCGCGCGCACGTTCGGTTACCTCGCCTACTCGCTCTCGCGGAGCGAGCGGCGGGATCGCGACGGCAGCTGGCGCCTGTTCGACCACGATCAGACCCACGTGCTCTCGGCGGTGGCGTCGCAAGATCTGGGCGCCGGCTGGTCGCTGGGCGGTCGCTTCCGCCTGGTGAGCGGCGATCCGATGACCCCGGTGACCGGCGCGGTCTACGACGCGCGGGTCGATCAGTACCGGCCGACCTACGGCGCGATCGGCTCCGAGCGGCGGCCTGCCTTCCATCAGCTCGACCTGCGCGTCGAGAAGGAGTGGCGCCTCTCGCCGCTGACGCTCGCCGCCTACGTGGAGCTGCTCAACGCCTACAACGCCAAGAACCAAGAAGCGACGCGCTACAGCTACGACTACTCGCGCCGCGAAGGAGTGAGCGGAATGCCGATCCTTCCCAACATCGGCCTGCGAGGTGAGCTGTGAGAGCGCTCGCGTCTTTGATCGCGCTCGGCCTCCTGGGCTGCGACGACCCACTGGCCTACCCACAGGACATCGATCGCATGCGGGTGCTCGGCGCGCGCGTCAGCGTGGAGGGCGACTCGAGCCTCGCCTGGCCCGAGCCCGGCGAGGCCGTCTCCCTCGAGTGGCTGGTCGCCGATCCGGAGCCGGCCCCGCCCCTGGGTTGGTACTTCGAGGCCTGCCCCGCCCACGCCACCTCGCGGGGTGCTCCGGAGTGCGCCGGCGGCGTGTTCGCCAGCGGCGCCGCGCCCGCGCTCTCGCCCGCGCTGCCGCGCTTCGATTTCGTGCTGCCCGCCGCGCCGGGCGAGCGCGTGCTGGTGCGCGGGCTGGTCTGCCGCGACGCGCTCCCCCAGAGCCTCGGGACGAGCTGCCCTGGAGACCGCGAGCAGGTCCTGTTCGACGTGGTGGTGGGCGGGCCCGAGCGGCAGAACACGAACCCCACCCTCGCCGACGCGAGCCTCTTCCTGGGTACGGAGCCCTGGCCCGAGGCATCGCCGAGCGAGCTCGCGCAGGCGAGCTGTTCGCCCGGGGATCTGTCCGTGCCGAGCGGCGAGGAGCGCACGCTTCGGGTGCAGCTCGACGAGTCGGATCGCGAGCCGCTCGACGACTCGACGGGCCTCGGTCCCCCTCGCGAGCCGCTCTTGGTCTCGCACTTCGCGACCCACGGCCGGCTGTCGCGCCCGCTCAGCGTCATCGAGGGAAGCGCGAGCGAGCTGTCGGTGAGCGTCCCCTGGCGCGCCCCCGGCGACGCCGCGGGCGAGCGCGTGCGCTTCTACTTCGTGGTTCGAGACGGGCGCGGCGGAGCCGACTGGTCGGCTCGCACGCTCTGCCTCCTGCCCTGAGCATCGGAGAAAGACACATGGACATCGTGCGTGCACTGAACGGCCTCACTCAGCTCGGGGCCACCTGGGTGTTGTGGTTTCTGGTCTTGCTCAGCGTGGTGGGTCTGGCGGTCGCCATCGAGCGCGCCGTGTACCTGTTCGGATCGCGAGACGACGTGAGCGCGCTCAGCCGCGATCTGGCCAGCCTGCTCGCGCGCGGCGACCTGGAGAAGGCTCGCCATCGCCTGGAGGAGAGCCCGAGCTTCGAGGCGCGCATCGCCGTCGCAGCGCTCGACAGCAAAGACGCGCAAGCCGCAGAGGAGCGCATCGCGAAGGAGAGCACGCTGGTCAAGCTCGACCTGGAGCGCCGGTTGGTCTTCCTGGGGACGCTGGGCAACAACGCCCCCTTCGTGGGCCTGCTCGGCACCGTGATCGGCATCGTGCGCGCGTTCCACGCCCTCGGCTCCGGCGCCGGGCAGGTGTCCGCCGGGCTGATGGCGGAGATCGGCGAGGCGCTGGTGGCCACGGCCTTCGGCCTGATCGTGGCGCTGCCGGCGGTGGCCTGCTTCAACTTCTTCCAGCGCGTGATCCGCGCACGTCTGGCCGGTGCGGACGCGCTGTCGCGCGAGGTGCTGGCCCACCTGAAGAGCCAAGGTTGAGCCATGGCCGCCATTCAGCACGACGACGACGAGATGATCACGGGCATCAACGTCACTCCGCTGGTGGACGTGGTGCTGGTGCTGCTGGTGATCCTGATGGTCACCGCGACCTACCTGGTGGCACGCACCATCCCGGTGGACCTGCCCAAGGCCCAGACCGGAGAGGCCAGCACGAGCCCGCTCTCGATCACGCTCGACGCGAGCGGGACGCTGTACCTGGACGGCACGCGTGTGAGCAAGAGCGAGCTCCGCGCGCGCATCGGCGAACGGCGCCGGCGCGAGCCCGGAGCGCGGGCGGTGATCGCCGCCGACGGCTCGCTGGCGCACCGCGCGGTGGTCTCGCTGGTGGACCTCCTGCGCAGCGAGGGGATCACCCAGTTCGCCATCAACGTCGATCCGAGCGATCTGGAAGATGCGCGTTGACAAGCACCTGCTCGAGCTCTCGCTCGCGGTGAGCGCGCTGGCGCACGCGGGCGCCGGTCTCGTGCTGCCGCAGCGCTCGTTCACCGCGCCGAGCGCGAGCGCGCCCGTGGAGTTCGTGGCGCTGCCGCCGCCGCCCGCGCCGCGTGTGGACGAGCCGCCCGAACCCGAGCCCGAGCCCGAGCCGCCGCCGGCGAAGCGCGCGGCGCCGAAGCCGATCGCGCCCGCACCCGCGCCGAAGCCCACGAGCGCCGAGCCCCCTGCCGAGCTCAGTGGCACGACCCTCACCGCCGAGGGTCCAGGCACGAGCTTCGCGGCGCCCACGGGCGACGGCTCGGAGCGGCGCGAGCCGATCCAGAGCGGCACCGCGCCGGCATCGGCGCCGCCGCCGAAGCCGAGCGCCCCCGCTACTGCTCCTGCCCCCAAGCCTGCAACGAGCACGGTGCCGCTGCCCGATCTGGCGCGCCGGCCCGAACCCCCCGCGCTAGCAGGCACGCTGGCCCGCCACTACCCGGAGGACGCGCGACGCCGCGGCGTGGGTGGCCAAGCCGTGGTGCGCGCCCGCGTGGACTCGGACGGCAAGGTGCGCACGGCGTCGGTCGTTTCGGAGTCCGAACCCGGCTTCGGGGCTGCGTGCCAGCGCACGCTGATCGGCTCGAAGTGGTCGCCGCCGATGGACCGCGAGGGCAGGCCAGTCGGCACCTGGGTACGCTATACCTGTCGCTTCCGGGTCGGGCTTTGAACGACGCGACCGCGAGCGGGAACCGAGCAACGATGAGAACGCTGGCGCCCATTCTGTTCGCGCTCTCGAGCCTGCTCAGCCTGCCCGCGCAGGCGCAGGTCGCCGCGCCCGCCAGCGCGCCCAGCCGCGCGCCGCTGATCGTGCGCGTGGACGCCGGCAGCTCCGGGCTCTCGGCGGACGTGATCCGGACCGCCATCGGCAAGGAGCTCGGCGTGGAGGCCGTCGCCGAGGGAGAAGCGTCGAGCTCGGTCGGCGTGCGCATCCTGGGCAACCGAGCGCGGGTCAGCTTCACGCGCGCGAGCGGCGAGAAGCTCGAGCGCGAGGTCGAGCTGCCGGTGGAGACGTCGTCGCGCATCGAGGTGATCGCGCTCCTGGCGGGGAACCTGGCCCGCGACGAAGCCAGCGAGCTGCTCGCGGGGCTGAAGAAGCCCGAGCCGGAGCCCGAGCCGGAGCCCGAGCCCGAGCCCGTCGCGGCGGTCGAACCCACGCCCACGCCAGCTCCGGCGCTCGGCGTCGAGGCCAAGACGACACCTGCTCCCGCTTCCGCCGAGGGCGCGCGTCGCGGACCGCTCGCCGCGAACCTCTCGCTCTTCCACCCGCTGGCCATCGTGGACGGCAGCGAGCGTCAGACCTTCGACATCGAGGTCGGCCTGGCCTACAGCCGCATCGGCGGCCTCACCGGCTTCGGCCTGACCGTCGGCCACCTGCGCGTCGAAGGGCCAGCGAACGGGGTCGGCATCTCCGGTCTCTGGACCCGCGTCGACGGCGACGCCCGGGGCGCGTTCGGCACCGGCATCCTCGCGCAGGGCGGCGGCAAGCTCGAAGGCGCCGAGGCCAGCGGCATCGCGACGCTCCGGCGCGGGGACGTGGACGGCGCGCAAGGAGCCGGCATCGTGAGCACGGCGGCGCGCGTGCGCGGCGCGCAGCTCTCCGGCGCGGTGAGCTGGGCCAACGGGCCCGTGATCGGCTTTCAGGCCGCGGGCGCTCTCGCGTACGCCAAGCAAGACGTGGAGGGCGTGCAGCTCAGTGTCCTCAACATCGGCGGCAACGTGCACGGAGCGCAGCTCGGCCTCGTCAACATCGGCGGCAACGTGAAGGGCTCGCAGGTGGGTCTGGTCAACGTCTCCGATCGCGTCGAGGGCGTGCCCCTCGGCCTCGTCAACGTGGTCAAGAACGGTCGCACGCAAGCGGTGGCCTGGGCGGACACGCAAGTGGTGGCCAACGCCGCAGTGAAGTACCTGAACGGACCGGTCTACACCCTCGTCGGCGCGGGCTACGACGGCGGCGACGGCGCGGCGCCGACGTTCGCCATCGGCGCGCACGTGAAGCTCAGTCGCGCCACCCACCTGGAGATCGACGCCCTCTACCGCTACCTCAGCGACTTCGACGACACGGACTCGGATCCCGACCGCCACCTGAGCGCGCTCCGAGGACTGATCGGCATCGAGGGGCTCGGCCCCACCGGGGTCTTCGTGGGCGGCGGGGTCAGCCACGACGTGGACTCCCACGGCGAGGGGTCGAGGGTTCGAGCCTACGGGGTGGCGGGCGTCAGCTTGTTCTAGAAGCGCCGGAAATCATTGGTGTTCGATTTTCGTTGAACGACTCTTCCCGATCCGGGCACCAAGATGAGAGCCGCCGCATGACCGTGAACGTGGACCTCTCGATCTCGTACGCGGGAACGGACCCCGACGCGCGCGCCGAGCTCTGCGCGCGGCTCGAGCGCGGGGAGCCGGCGGCGGTGGGACAGGTCTACGACGAGCATCACGAGGCGGTGCGCGCGTTCGCTGCTCGCCTGGTCGGCGAACCCGCAGCCGCGGAGGATCTGGTCCACGAGGTCTTCGTCTCGTTGCCTCGCGCCATCCACGGCTTCCGCGGCGAGTCGTCGATCCGCACCTTCCTGATCTCGATCGCGGTCAACCACGCGCGCCACTTCGTGCGCGCAGCGGCGCGCCGGCGCGCGGCGCTCCAGAAGTACTCCGACGAGCCGCCGCCCTCGAGCCCGAGCCCGGAGCGGGACCTGCGCCGCCGCGAGCTGGCAAACGCGCTCTCTCGAGCCCTCGACGAGCTGCCGCTGGACCAGCGCGTGGCCTTCGTGCTCTGCGACGTGGAGGAGCGCACCTCGTCGCAGGCAGCGCGCATCGCCGGCGCCCCCGAGGGCACGATGCGCACGCGCCTGTTCCACGCTCGGAAGAAGCTGCGCGCGCTGCTCGAGAAGGAGGGGTTCCGATGAGCGAAGATCTGCTCCGCGCCGCGACGCGCGCGCTCCGCGACCAGAGCGCTCCCGCCGCCGACTCGGCCCGCTTCACCCGCGCGCGCGTCATGGCCTCGCTGCACAAGCGGGAGCGGCGTCGCAGCGCGAAGGTCGCGTTCCTGTTGCCCATCGCTGCGGTGCTGGTGGGCTCCACGGCCTTCGGCGCCGCCGGCGGGCGTCTGCCCGCGAGCTGGCAGAGCGCGCTCGGAATGGCGCGAGCCGCGGACGCTCCGAGCCTGGGGCGGCCGGCGGAGCACGGCGCGGAGCTGTCGCGGCGCGCCCCGAGGCTGCTCGCGCCGCCAGCCGTGCTGCCACCTCCGGCGCCCGAGCCGGCTCCCGCGACCGTCGAAGAGCCAGCCGCCGTCACACCCGCCAAGGCTGCTCCGCTCGCGGATCCGTCCCACGAGCTGTACCGCGCCGCGCACCGGCGGCACTTCACCGAGGGCGACTCGGCCGCCGCCCTCGCGGCCTGGGACGCCTACCTCGCCGCCGCGCCCCGCGGGCGCTTCTCGACCGAGGCGCGCTACAACCGCGCGCTGTGTCTGGCGCGGCTCGGCCGGAGCGCGGAAGCGCGCGCGGCGCTCGAGCCCTTCGCGGCGGGTCGCTTCGGCGGCTACCGGCAGCGCGAGGCGAGCGAGCTGTCGGAGGCGCTGGGGCGCTGACCTAACACGCGCTCTTGCACACGCCGGAGCAGCACTTGTCGCTGCCCGGACAGTCGCTGTTGCCGCAGCACGCGACGCAGGTGCCGTTGCCGCAGTCCTTGGAGGTGCCCGGGCACACACAGGTGCTCCCCGCACAGACCTTGCCGCCGGTGCACTTCTTGCCGCAGCCGCCGCAGTGGTTCTGGTCCTTGGTGGTGTCGGCGCAGAAGTTGTTGCACAGGGTCAATGCTGACGGGCACGCCGGCACGCAGACGCTGTTCGCGCAGCTGGTGCTGCCGCCTTGAGGCGCCGTGCAGACGTTGGTGCAGCTGCCGCAGTGGTTCTTGTCGGTCTTCAGGTTGAAGCAGTCGAGCCCGCACTTGCTGAACCCGTTGTTGCAGGTGACGTTGCAGTTGCCGTTGTTGCACACCGGCGAGCCTTGCCCGCTCGCGGGGCCGGGGCACTGCTGGCAGGTCGAGCCGCAGTGGCTCGCGTCGGTCAGCGTGGCGAAGCACGTCGAGGCGGTCCCGCACAGGGAGTAGGTCTGGTTGCAGGCGAAGCCGCAGTTGCCGCCGGAGCAGCTGGGCGTGGCGTTCTGCGGCGCCGTGCAGGTCTTGCTGCAAGAACCGCAGGCCGTCACCGTGGTGTTCAGGTTCGTCTCGCAGCCGGTGCTCACCTTGCCGTCGCAGCTGGCCCACCCGGCCTTGCAGCTGCCGATGGTGCAAGAGCCGCCGCTGCAATCTTGGTTGGCGTTCGGCAGGTTGCACGCGCTGCCGCAGCCGCCGCAGTGGCTCGGGTTCGTGTTGCTGTTCGTCTCGCAGCCGTTGTCGGCGTTGCCGTCGCAGTTGCGGAACGGCGCGTTGCAGACGATGCCGCACTTGCCGGCGCTGCAGCCGGCGGTGCCGTTGGTGGAGTTGCACTGCTTGCCGCAGCTGCCGCAGTTGCCCGGATCCGTCGCGACGTTCGTCTCGCAGCCGTTGGCCTCGACGCCGTCGCAGTTCTCCCAGCCGGCTTCGCAGCTCTTGATCTTGCAGACCTGACCGACGCACTCGTTCACGGCGTGGGCCAGGCTGCAAGCGTTGCCGCAGAACTTGCAGTTCAGGACATCGGTGTTGCTGTCCACCTCGCAGCCGTTGCTCTTGTCCTTGTCGCAGTCGAGCAGCGTGTCCGGATCGCAGTAGTTGACGATGCAGGTGCCGGCGTCGCAGATCCAGTTCTGCCCCTTGGTGGCCTTGCAGTCGGTGCCGCAGGTTCCGCAGTTCTGGTGGTCGCCGTCCACGTTCGTCTCGCAGCCGTCCACCGGGTTGCCGTTGCAGTCCTGCCAGCCGGGATCGCAGGCGTCCACCTGGCACTCGCCGGTCGCAGCGCACTTCGCGGTGGCGTGCGGCAACGGGCAAGGCGTGCAGCCGGTGCTGTCCGAGCAACCAGTTTGGGGCGTGTTCGCGTCCACGCACTTCAGCTGCCCGCTACCGTCGGGGCACACCTTGGAGCCGGGAAAGCAGCTGGTGCTCACACCGCCACCGCCGCCGGTGCCGCCCACGCCGGCGTCCGAGAGGGCCTCCAGCCCACCCTCCTCGGTGATGCTGCAGGCCGCGGCGACGAGCGCCGCCGCCAGCGCCAGGACCACCGAGGCGAGGGGGCGCCGCATGAGAGGAACTCTACACCGGGCGCCAGCCCGGTTCACGGAGTCGCGCCGGGCGCGAGCAATTCCTTCAGGACATCACCAGCATCCAGCTTGCCGGACCCCGGGCCGAGGAGCTTCAGGAGCAGCTTCATCGCGACGTCCACCTCGGGCCCCATCTGCTTTGCCGCCTCTTCGCCGATCCAGCCGGCCAGGAGCTTGCGCATGTCGGCCTTCCCGAGATCTTCGTCACCGTGAGCCTCTTCGAGCCAGCGCTTGGCGAGGGCGCGCACGCGGGCTTCGTGCTCGCCCGTGGCCAGCGCGTCCACGAGCCCTCGCGGCGGCGCCTGCTTGAAGCGATGCCGCGCGACGTAGGCGCGGATCGCGGCGAAGAACGCCTCGTCGCCCATCACCTTCTGCACCTCGCGGAAGAAGAACGGTCCCTTGCCGTAGACCAACCCCGCGTAAGCGACCTCGCCGGCGAACGCCTCCACGGGCCGGTCCACCGCGCCGTCCTCGACGCCGAACAGACGCATGGTGTGGTAGTTCGCGAGCACCTCGCGCTCGGCCTCCAGCTTGGCGCGCTCGGGCCCGTGGCGCTCCGACACGTAGAGCACCGCGCTCCACTGCGCGAAGGACTC contains:
- a CDS encoding TonB-dependent receptor; amino-acid sequence: MRRRLVVSTLLLTLIAPRTTRAEEEELEYGATAEVEAPPSEPVRRSAPAEDLRRVAGARGDALRAVEILPGVARSASYEGGAPVLRGASQHESVVFLDGAPVPLLYHFMSAQSFFPSRLLERVDLYPSNFSVRYGRLVGGVIEARTRAPASDRLHALLDLSLIDSAALVQTPLGKEASVAVGARRSNIDFFFENLVPADAYSVVAAPVYYDYQALGSLRLGDDHRLRVMAYGSRDSIRLLFAKPVLEDPGLRGEIKGVLSFHRVNATLESTPTSEWSQRLSLTAGTLTRSQRIGPLMQELESVQLLGRVDQKLVLGPAADLFFGIDTDIELADGRYHGPRPPAPEGDPSMNDGLGLTESMSIRDRVEVIQPAAFVELALRPDRRVTLVPGVRFDWYGNLGKGSIDPRLSARFALGETTTLKGGVGLFTQPPVWYYALPTLGNPDLDPYHALHGSAGVEQQLGRGVTLGVEGYYKYIYQNVVGTAGNAPPHFVNDGSGRVFGSELSLELRPSARTFGYLAYSLSRSERRDRDGSWRLFDHDQTHVLSAVASQDLGAGWSLGGRFRLVSGDPMTPVTGAVYDARVDQYRPTYGAIGSERRPAFHQLDLRVEKEWRLSPLTLAAYVELLNAYNAKNQEATRYSYDYSRREGVSGMPILPNIGLRGEL
- a CDS encoding MotA/TolQ/ExbB proton channel family protein, producing MDIVRALNGLTQLGATWVLWFLVLLSVVGLAVAIERAVYLFGSRDDVSALSRDLASLLARGDLEKARHRLEESPSFEARIAVAALDSKDAQAAEERIAKESTLVKLDLERRLVFLGTLGNNAPFVGLLGTVIGIVRAFHALGSGAGQVSAGLMAEIGEALVATAFGLIVALPAVACFNFFQRVIRARLAGADALSREVLAHLKSQG
- a CDS encoding biopolymer transporter ExbD, whose product is MAAIQHDDDEMITGINVTPLVDVVLVLLVILMVTATYLVARTIPVDLPKAQTGEASTSPLSITLDASGTLYLDGTRVSKSELRARIGERRRREPGARAVIAADGSLAHRAVVSLVDLLRSEGITQFAINVDPSDLEDAR
- a CDS encoding TonB family protein, which translates into the protein MRVDKHLLELSLAVSALAHAGAGLVLPQRSFTAPSASAPVEFVALPPPPAPRVDEPPEPEPEPEPPPAKRAAPKPIAPAPAPKPTSAEPPAELSGTTLTAEGPGTSFAAPTGDGSERREPIQSGTAPASAPPPKPSAPATAPAPKPATSTVPLPDLARRPEPPALAGTLARHYPEDARRRGVGGQAVVRARVDSDGKVRTASVVSESEPGFGAACQRTLIGSKWSPPMDREGRPVGTWVRYTCRFRVGL
- a CDS encoding RNA polymerase sigma factor, encoding MTVNVDLSISYAGTDPDARAELCARLERGEPAAVGQVYDEHHEAVRAFAARLVGEPAAAEDLVHEVFVSLPRAIHGFRGESSIRTFLISIAVNHARHFVRAAARRRAALQKYSDEPPPSSPSPERDLRRRELANALSRALDELPLDQRVAFVLCDVEERTSSQAARIAGAPEGTMRTRLFHARKKLRALLEKEGFR